From the Streptomonospora nanhaiensis genome, the window CTGCGCGACTTCGAGCGGGTGCACGTCGAGGCCGGCGAGACGGTCACGGTGGAACTGGAGATCGACGCCGCCGACCTGGCCTTCTGGGATGTCACCCGGGGCCGGGAGGTCGTGGAGACCGCGAGCCACGACGTGCTCATCGGGTCGTCGTCGGCCGACATCCGCCGCCGGACGCAGATCGAGGTGAAGGGCGAGCGCATCCCGCCCCGGGACCTGACCGAGACCACGCGGGCGGCCGACTTCGACCGCTACTCGGGTATCGCGATCGCCGACGAGACCAAGGCCGACGGCATGGCCGTGGAGGGCTCGGCGGGCGACTGGATCGCCTTCGACGCCGCGTCCCTGCCGTCGCGCCTGTCGGGATTCACCGCCCAGGCCGCCCGCGCCCAGGAGGGCGGCGCGGCCCTGGAGATCCGCCTCGGCTCGCCGGAGGGCCGCCTCCTGGGCACGGCCGAGGTCCCCTCGACCGGCGGGAAGTACACCTACGAGGAGGTCACCACCGCCCTCACCCGCCCCGGCGCCGGGCACGGCGACGTCTACCTCGTGTTCACCGGCGACCTCCGCCTCAGCGAGTTCGCCCTGACCAAGCGGTAACCCCGCCCCCACGAACAGGCGAGGGCGCCCACGAGAGGGGGGCGCCCTCGCCGTTTATGAAAACAGGATCGGCCGCCCCACACCATATGCGGAGCCGTACGGAGCCCCGCAACCGAGGGATTCGTGGGTGCCATCACATGCCAATATCGAACTCCTGCTGCCCGATGGCGTGGGGTTCGCTCATCAGAACACCTTCGATCTCCTGCCCCATGGGGAAATCTCGCTTGTTCCACGAGAACAGATGTGAGCATCGTGCAAGTACGGCAGAGGCAAGATGAATCGCGTCATTCGACTTGAGTCCATACGACCGAGAAAATCCGATGGCTTTGTCTACCACAAAACGGTCAACGGAGACGATTTGGATGCCGGAGTGTGTGAACCACTCTCTGATTTTTGATTGAGCGCTCACCCTGTGCGCTTCACCGACTTCGCGAGACCTGAGCCGTCCCGCACAGGCGACTTCGGCGTATATCAATGAGGACGCCACGATATCGTACTCGCCGCGCTCCCCGCGGTCGATCACGATGAAACTTTGATCGAATCGTTCCGGGTTACTGTCCTTCGCGCCCAATATCACGTTCAAGTAGACGTCGGAATCGATGTAGACCCGCCCGCTATTCTTCTTCACGATGCCTCCGGACCCATTCCGTGGGGTCTTCTCCGTCAGTCCACCAGGGAGCGATTCCGGCGATCTCCCGGACAGACACGGGCGGGCGGTCATCGATCCTTTCAAGACGTTCGATCTCGAAGGAGACTATCTGCCCAGAAGCCGTCTTTTGGGCCAGCCCCCAGGCCGCAACACGCTGCTTTATGCTGCCCACAATGTCAGCGAGCATGTCATCCGAGAAAGTGGCCCGAACGGACCGGTTCTGCTCCGTATCGAATATGCTGACTTCCCGCTTGCCACCCCGGACGTCAATCCGATCGATCTCGCCCTGAACCGACTCGAATTCCAGGATCCGAGCGGACAGCAGTTTGCGCGCATTGGCGGCAAGTTGCGCAGAAACCGCTGCTGCGGCAGCCGCCTTTCCTTCTCCGAATCTCAACGTCAATCGTGCGCGATCGCTCTGCTCTGAGTTCGAGGCCACACGCAGGAGGCCGCGAAGCACCTCCAATGTGAAGGCGGAGGGCATCTGGGGGGATCTCTCCAGTGAGCCAACGCCTTTCACCAGCAACTCCCCGGCCTCGTTCGCGCTTGGGCTATCCTCAATCGGTGTGGTGACAACCACCGCACTGCCGAGTCGGAGTTCCGTGATGCCCCACCGTGTAGCTACGCGTGTCCTGCCGAGTGATCGCTCAATCTGCTGCACAAGGTCGATCACGGTTTTCGCGCTTTCAAAGAAGACAGCAGCGTCGACCGGCTCACCCTCTCGGCTGAGCAGAATCTCCAGAGCACTCATCAGCGCCTCCTCCGCCCGCTAATCCGCCTGGGAATGATGTCCGTGTGCGCCGCCGATCCTCAAGATG encodes:
- a CDS encoding type II toxin-antitoxin system VapC family toxin gives rise to the protein MKKNSGRVYIDSDVYLNVILGAKDSNPERFDQSFIVIDRGERGEYDIVASSLIYAEVACAGRLRSREVGEAHRVSAQSKIREWFTHSGIQIVSVDRFVVDKAIGFSRSYGLKSNDAIHLASAVLARCSHLFSWNKRDFPMGQEIEGVLMSEPHAIGQQEFDIGM